In one window of Nothobranchius furzeri strain GRZ-AD chromosome 11, NfurGRZ-RIMD1, whole genome shotgun sequence DNA:
- the slc39a6 gene encoding zinc transporter ZIP6: MIENMTAAVLVVMLLCAVGDVWAGSDCSTEPGGGSCVLSAAVDVQRAEQSQRQHLEVLFNRYGENGTISLLGLKRLLQNVGLDRIRAVMVKHREQASHHHHHHHHHHHHNNHPHHHGNSTDLHVQVIKSTKSPENENSAAGIRTENLDVQVSLHGAKPSVASAQVVGTTEEYGTQLVVKPEGRRSARLSRSSEETVTITDAATESLTAAVSRDDHDEADDQDHLQNRSLNRIECLNASSLLASHGMSQEVGVALRDFSYLCPALLNQIDRGACIVHGDSSSRLQESSRNVGKRLGADSEHKHHEHAHGHHGDRNHSVNSLSELGDGGGENSRNISTAWLGGFLSITIISLLSLLGVILIPLMNRVFFKFLLSFLVALAVGTLSGDAFLHLIPHSQGSHHHHHPEGFEMSVEEPHLHDEGEENMDAVWKGLTALSGVYFMFLIEHFLTLGKMYKDKKQKVHKKWDQNDKQEPGKQPALEDLKPMEDVETNGTSTFGDNSSSVAEEEQVMLAPQVSIVSPQDYGRPSSADAYTAEDCENKCHSHFHDTVGQADSMHHHHHDYHHILHHHHSQNHHPHSHSHSYSEQHFQQAGVATLAWMVIMGDGLHNFSDGLAIGAAFTEGLSSGLSTSVAVFCHELPHELGDFAVLLKAGMTVRQAILYNVLSAMMAYLGMVTGIVIGHYAENICMWIFALTAGLFMYVALVDMVPEMLHNDAGDHGFSHWGFFFLQNAGILLGFCIMLLIALFEHKIQLDLEF, translated from the exons ATGATTGAGAACATGACTGCAGCCGTTCTGGTTGTGATGCTTCTCTGTGCTGTTGGGGATGTTTGGGCTGGTTCTGACTGCAGCACAGAACCAGGCGGCGGGTCGTGTGTCCTGTCGGCTGCTGTTGATGTGCAGCGAGCCGAGCAGAGCCAGAGGCAACACCTGGAGGTTCTGTTCAACAG ATACGGAGAAAACGGAACCATCTCTCTGCTGGGGTTGAAGCGTCTGCTGCAGAACGTGGGCCTCGACCGGATCAGAGCCGTTATGGTGAAACACCGTGAGCAAGCaagccaccaccaccatcaccaccaccatcatcaccaccataacaaccatcctcatcaccatggcaacagcaCTGACCTGCATGTTCAGGTCATCAAGTCAACAAAGAGTCCTGAAAATGAAAACTCTGCTGCGGGGATCCGAACCGAGAACCTGGACGTTCAGGTCTCTCTGCACGGCGCCAAACCCTCCGTGGCGTCTGCTCAGGTTGTCGGAACCACAGAGGAGTACGGAACCCAGCTGGTGGTGAAGCCAGAGGGCAGAAGGTCTGCTCGACTGAGTCGCTCATCCGAGGAAACCGTGACTATTACTGATGCTGCTACGGAGAGTCTGACGGCTGCAGTCAGCCGAGACGACCACGATGAGGCAGATGATCAAGATCACCTCCAGAACCGCAGCCTGAACCGGATTGAG TGCCTGAACGCCTCCAGCCTCCTCGCCTCACACGGGATGTCTCAGGAAGTGGGCGTCGCCCTCAGAGACTTCAGCTACCTCTGCCCTGCCCTCCTGAACCAAATTGACAGGGGGGCGTGCATCGTGCACGGAGACTCCTCCTCCCGACTCCAGGAGAGCAGTAGGAACGTCGGAAAGCGACTAGGAGCTGACTCGG AACATAAACACCATGAACATGCTCACGGTCACCATGGCGACCGAAACCACTCAGTCAACAGCCTCAGCGAGCTCGGTGATGGCGGCGGTGAGAACAGCAGGAACATCTCGACAG CGTGGCTCGGCGGCTTCCtctccatcaccatcatcagcctCCTCTCGCTGCTCGGCGTCATCCTCATCCCCCTCATGAACAGGGTCTTCTTCAAGTTCCTCCTCAGCTTCCTGGTGGCGCTGGCCGTGGGCACGCTGAGCGGCGATGCCTTCCTGCACCTCATCCCCCAC TCTCAGGGaagccaccaccatcatcaccccgAGGGCTTTGAGATGAGCGTAGAGGAGCCTCATCTTCACGATGAAGGAGAGGAGAACATGGACGCCGTGTGGAAGGGCCTGACCGCTCTGAGCGGTGTTTACTTCATGTTCCTCATCGAACACTTCCTGACACTCGGGAAAATGTACAAAGACAAGAAGCAGAAG GTCCACAAGAAGTGGGACCAGAATGATAAACAAGAACCAGGGAAGCAGCCCGCTCTAGAGGACCTGAAGCCGATGGAAG ATGTGGAGACCAATGGCACCAGCACATTTGGCGACAACTCGAGCAGCGTGGCAGAGGAGGAGCAGGTGATGTTGGCACCGCAGGTCTCCATCGTTTCGCCGCAAGATTATGGGCGGCCTTCCAGCGCCGACGCCTACACAGCGGAGGATTGTGAGAACAAGTGCCActcccattttcatgacacagtggGCCAGGCCGACAGcatgcaccaccaccaccacgactaccaccacatcctgcaccACCACCACTCCCAGAACCACCACCCCCACAGCCACTCCCACTCCTACTCCGAGCAGCATTTCCAGCAGGCGGGCGTGGCCACACTCGCCTGGATGGTCATCATGGGAGACGGGCTGCACAACTTCAGCGACGGCCTGGCCATCG GGGCCGCCTTCACAGAGGGACTGTCCAGCGGCCTCAGCACGTCTGTGGCGGTCTTCTGTCACGAACTGCCTCACGAGTTGG GTGACTTTGCGGTGCTGCTGAAGGCGGGAATGACGGTGCGCCAGGCCATCCTTTACAACGTGCTGTCGGCCATGATGGCCTACCTCGGCATGGTGACTGGCATTGTGATTGGACACTACGCTGAAAACATCTGCATGTGGATCTTCGCCCTCACAGCTGGACTCTTCATGTATGTGGCGCTCGTGGACATG GTACCGGAGATGCTGCACAACGACGCCGGCGACCACGGCTTCAGCCACTGGGGCTTCTTCTTCCTGCAGAACGCCGGCATCCTGCTGGGCTTCTGCATCATGCTGCTAATCGCTCTCTTTGAGCACAAAATCCAGCTGGACCTGGAATTCTGA